The Phycisphaeraceae bacterium genome contains the following window.
ACCGCGATCCCAACAGCGGGTTCACGGGCCTCAACGTCTACGGATACAACCTCAATGGCGACTACCCGAACAATCTCGCCGAGCAGTATCTGACGACCAACGCCCTCGACTTTACTGACATCACCGAAGTTAAGGTTTCGTTCGAACGCTGGCTTGCGATCGAAAGCGCGACCTACGACCGCGCAACCGTGCGCATCAGCAACAACGACGGTGCCACCTGGACCACGATCTGGAGCCACACCGGCGGCAGTGTCAGCCCGTCGAGCTGGACCAGCGTCGAGTACGACATCTCACAGTGGGCCGACAACCAGCCCAACGTACGTCTTCGTTGGGTCATGGGCACCACGGACAGTTCGGTGGTCTACCCCGGGTGGAACATCGATGACATCCGATTCTGGGGCGTCGTTCCGCTCAACCCTTGCGTGGCCGACTTCAACGGCGACGGCGAGATCAACTTCTTCGATGTTCAACTCTTCCTCACTGCGTTCAGCAGCCAGAACCCGATCGCCGATCTCAACGGCGACCAATCCTTCGACTTCTTCGATGTGCAGATCTTCCTTCAGGCGTTCTCGGCCGGTTGCCCCTGAGTGCTGATTGCAGGTTGTTCGGATTCTCTTGAGTACCGACGGCCCGGGTCGCGCTGACCCGGGTCTTTTTTTACCCTGTGAGCCCGCTGTTGTGGTGAGTGCCAGCCCGAAAGAATCGCTACTCTATGGGTCACTCCAATGAGCGAGCCAGCCCAGACATCTCTGCGCCTCGAACCAATCGCCGGGCCTCCGATCGATCCGGTCGATCTGCCTGCTCCCGGGCCGCATCGCATCGGGCGAGCATCGACTTCCGATATCCAACTCGACTTCGGCACCGTCAGCCGAAGGCAAGCCATCATCGTCCTTCAGGACAACCAATGGCTCATCATGGACCAGACCAGCCGCCATGGCACGTACGTCAACGGCGTGCGGCTCGAACCTGGCGAGCCGATCCCGATCACTCCTGGAGACCTGATCCGTCTGGGGCCATGGACCTTCCGCGTGCGCGACCCCGGCTCGGCGATGACGAGTGTCTCGACGACCAACGATGTGCACTCGGCCAAACATCGCATCGAAACGGTCGAGCGCACCGGGCACCACGAGTTCGCCCAGCACCGCCTCGATCTGATCATCGAGTGTGCCGCCGGCGCGCAGGGCGCGCGCGACATGCAGGAACTGGCCGATCTCATGCTCAACACCGCCATCGCGGGCACGGGTTTTACGCGCGGCGCGGTGGTTCGTCAGGTCTCGGCTGGAGGCGATGTCGAGACCATCGCCCACGTCGGCCACGGGCGCTCGCGCGGACACATCGATATCAGCCGCTCGCTGCTCGCAGCGGCCTCGGCCGGCGAAGTCGTGCGACTGACCGGCGAAGATGAATCCAACTTTGGCGGCGAATCGATCATGCAACTGGGCATCCACTCGGCGATCTGCGCCCCGCTCATGCTCGAACGATCGGTCGAGGCGTATCTGTATCTCGACGCGCGCAAGGGCGAGCGATCGATGGCCGCCGATGCCGCCGCTTTCTGCCGCGCGATAGCCCGCATCGCCGAGATGGCGCTTGGCAATCTGCGCCGCCGCACGCTCGAAGTCCAGCGCCGCAGCCTCGAGGCCGACATGAACGCCGCCCGCCAGGCTCAGGATCTCATCATGCCGCCCCCGGTCGGTAGTTACGGACTTGTGCGCTACGCCATGGCCCGCAAGCCCGGCCGGTTTGTGGCGGGCGACCTCTTTGATATCGTCGGCATCGGGCAAGGTGGCTCGTGTGCCGCCTTCCTCGGTGATGTCTCGGGTAAAGGAGTCGGCGCAGGCGTGCTCATGGCTATTGCCCAGACATATCTGCGCCTGTGTCTCCAGGCCGGGAGCGACCTCGGGTCGGCGGTATCGAGCCTCAACGATCACCTTTTGGCGCGCACCGCCTCGGGTCAGTTCATCACGCTCTGGCTCGGGCTGTTTGATATGGAGCGGCGACAACTCCAGTTTGTCGACGCCGGCCACGGACACTGGCTGGTGTGCCGCCCGGGAGCGAGGCCCGAGACCATCCGATGCAAGGGCGGCCTGATCGTGGGGATCCAGTCGGGCAGCTATGAAGCTGAGACGCTCGCAATCGAACCAGGCACGCGCGTCGTCGTCTTCTCCGACGGCCTGGTCGAGCAGCGCAATGCCGACGGCGACGAGTTCGGCGTTGAGCGCGCCAAAGCCACTCTCGAAGGCTCGCAAAGCGCTGTCGAAGATGTCGAACGCCTTTCGAGCGCGATTCTCGAGTTTGCCCAGACAGACGCACTATCCGACGATCTGACCATCGCCTCGATCGAAGTGGGCACCTGAACGAGCCTGACGAAGATTGCATATCGCACAGGCTTCTACAGCCAGCGCAATCGCTTGAACAACACCACGATGCACACGCCGACGCCGATGAGCAGGATCGTGACAATCCAAAAGGCCAGCGGGTCGCTATCACCGGGAATGCCGCCGACGTTGATGCCAAGCAGGCCCGTGACGAACGTCAGCGGAAGGAAGACCGCTGCCACGAGTGTCAGCATGTACATGACACGCGCACTGCGCAGCTCGCGCTGGGCCCGCAGTTCTTCTTGCGAGACCGCTGCCCGGTCGCGGACTTCCTCAAGATCTTCGACAAAGCGCGAGGTGCGGTCGGCACACTCGATGAGTTCGGCGCGATATCGACCTTCGATCGCAGGCGACGAGAGCAAGTGCATCAGTGTGTCGCGTTGCGGCGCAAGGTACCGACGCAGCGTGATCGCCTGCCGGCGCACAATGGCCAGATCGCGCACGCTCACGAGGTGCGGCTGCTCTTCACTCAGGCAGTCCTCCGAATCGTCGATGAGCATTTGGAGGTTCTCGACCACCGGGCCCAGATCGGCTGACAACCCGGTCGCCAGCGCAACCAGCACACCCATTGGTGTCGTCGCGAACTGCCCAGCCCGAATGCTCCGACGTAACTCGCTCACAACATGAAAGTGATGCTGGCGCAGCGTGATGATGCGGTCGGCATCAACCCAGACGCGGATACTGATCAGTTCGTCGGGCTCGGCTCCGGGATTGAGATTCACCCCTCGAAAGATCGCGAGCAACCCCGAGCGGCGCTCGCTGGCCCGTGGGCGGGTGTTCTCTTCGAGCAGGGCTTCGCACACCAGCGGATCAAGCCCCGATCGCTCGCGAAGCCAGCGCTGGGCGGGTTCCTTGGTCCGGTCGAGATGAATCCATGCCGGCAGCGGGAGGTCGGCCAGATTCTCGAAGTTGATCGCCGAGGCCGATTCGAGCGTGCAGACTTCTCCCGAAAGCAATAGCGCATGCAAAAGCCCGCCCTCAGCGTCGATAGGCCGCTGCGCCTCGGCCGCGTCATGATCCAACTCGTGAGTTTCTGGGTCCATCACCGAGCATGGTACCGCATCACAGCAATCCAGACCGAGCCGCGCGACCAATCCCGGCACAAGAGGACAAAGCCGAGCCAGCGCACATTCGACTTCCAATGACGAACGGTGGACCCTAAAATGAACGCGGGACCTGGGCTCCCTTCGATCAACCGCACAAGCACTGGAGATTCCTGAGATGACCACGGCGACGACCCCCTCGGCCACCACCCGAGTCGACCCGCTTGCGCTCAACGATGTGGACCACGTCCGCTTCTATGTCGGCAACGCCAAGCAGGCCGCGTTTTTCTATGCCCACACCTTCGGGTTCTCGATCGAGCAGTACACCGACCTGACCACCGGCAGCCGCGAAGAGGCGTCGTACCTGCTCCGGCAGGGCAACATTCGCCTGCTCATCACCACCGGGCTCCACGAGCAGCATCCGGCCCAGCAGGAAGTGCTCAAGTATGGCGACGGCGTCAAGGACGTGGCCTTCACCGTCGATGACGCCCCGGCAGCCTATGAACGCGCCCGTCGCAATGGAGGCGCATCGGCCTACGAACCCGTAACCCTCAGCGACGAGCGCGGCAGCGTCACCATGGCGGGAATCGCCGGTGCTGGACGCGTCGTGCACTCGTTTATCAGCCGCACCGGCGACTACGCACTCGAGCGCGTCAAGAAAGGTGGGCTCTTCG
Protein-coding sequences here:
- a CDS encoding zinc transporter ZntB — encoded protein: MDPETHELDHDAAEAQRPIDAEGGLLHALLLSGEVCTLESASAINFENLADLPLPAWIHLDRTKEPAQRWLRERSGLDPLVCEALLEENTRPRASERRSGLLAIFRGVNLNPGAEPDELISIRVWVDADRIITLRQHHFHVVSELRRSIRAGQFATTPMGVLVALATGLSADLGPVVENLQMLIDDSEDCLSEEQPHLVSVRDLAIVRRQAITLRRYLAPQRDTLMHLLSSPAIEGRYRAELIECADRTSRFVEDLEEVRDRAAVSQEELRAQRELRSARVMYMLTLVAAVFLPLTFVTGLLGINVGGIPGDSDPLAFWIVTILLIGVGVCIVVLFKRLRWL
- a CDS encoding SpoIIE family protein phosphatase, whose amino-acid sequence is MSEPAQTSLRLEPIAGPPIDPVDLPAPGPHRIGRASTSDIQLDFGTVSRRQAIIVLQDNQWLIMDQTSRHGTYVNGVRLEPGEPIPITPGDLIRLGPWTFRVRDPGSAMTSVSTTNDVHSAKHRIETVERTGHHEFAQHRLDLIIECAAGAQGARDMQELADLMLNTAIAGTGFTRGAVVRQVSAGGDVETIAHVGHGRSRGHIDISRSLLAAASAGEVVRLTGEDESNFGGESIMQLGIHSAICAPLMLERSVEAYLYLDARKGERSMAADAAAFCRAIARIAEMALGNLRRRTLEVQRRSLEADMNAARQAQDLIMPPPVGSYGLVRYAMARKPGRFVAGDLFDIVGIGQGGSCAAFLGDVSGKGVGAGVLMAIAQTYLRLCLQAGSDLGSAVSSLNDHLLARTASGQFITLWLGLFDMERRQLQFVDAGHGHWLVCRPGARPETIRCKGGLIVGIQSGSYEAETLAIEPGTRVVVFSDGLVEQRNADGDEFGVERAKATLEGSQSAVEDVERLSSAILEFAQTDALSDDLTIASIEVGT